The following DNA comes from Candidatus Leptovillus gracilis.
TTGGACTATGTAAATCTCCAGGTTCCTGGCCATTGGGGAGCGCCAGGAACCTGGAGCCGCTAAAACGAAAAAGCTTGCCCTAATTCAGGCACAAAAACGTTGGGCAAACCCTGCTCCTGCTGCAAAGCGGCGGCAAACGAGAAAGACGCTTCTTCTTCGCCGTGGACGATGAAGGTGTGGTGAGGGCGCGTTTGCAGATGGCCGGTCCACTGGAGCAGTTCTTTGCGGTCGGCGTGGGCGCTGAAGCCGTTGATGGTCTCGACTTGCGCTTTAAGCTGGTATTCCTCGCCAAATATTTTCACCTGGGGCTGTCTTTCCACCAAGCGACGGCCGAGTGTGTTGGCTGCCTGCCAGCCGACGATGAGGATGGTGTTGCGCGGGTCTTCGACGTTGTTTTTCAGGTGATGCAAAATGCGACCAGCTTCGGCCATGCCGCTGGCGCTGATGATGATGGCCGGTTCACGCAAGAAGTTCAGCTCTTTGGATTCGCTTGTGGAACGGGTGTAGCGCATCATATCGAAACCAAAGGGGTCGTTGCCCCGACTAGAGAGCATAAACTGAGCGATTTCTTCATCATAGGCTTCCGGGTGCAAGCGGTAGATGCCGGTGGCGTCTATGGCTAATGGGCTGTCTACGTAAATGGGCAAATTGGGCGGGATGTCTCGCGATTGGACCAATTGGTGAAGCCGGTACACCAGCTCTTGGGTACGGCCGACGGCAAAAGCCGGTACGATGACTTTGCCGCCACGAGCATAGGTCTCGTTGATGATTCTTTCCAGTTTGTTGTTGGCTTCTTCCAGTTTAGCGTGTAGGCGGTTGCCGTAGGTGCTTTCGATGATGAGGACGTCGGCGCGATCCAGAAAGGTGGGGTCGCGCAAGATGGGGCGGTCTGGCCGGCCCAGGTCGCCGCTGAAAACCAGCCGCACATCTTGCCGACTTTTTTCATCTTCCACGTCTAACACGACGATGGCCGAGCCGAGGATATGCCCGGCGTCATAGAACGTAAGGCTAACGCCGGGAAAGAGGTTGTAGCGCCGTTCATAGCCAATGCCGATGAATTGTCTCAGGCTCTCGACAACATCTTCCAGATCATAATAGGGTTCGAGGGGCGGCTGGTTTTTGCGTTCGCGCTTTTTATTCAGGTATTCGAGATCCTGGCTTTGGATTTTGGCGCTGTCGCGCAGCATGATGGCGCACAGGTCGCGGGTGGCGTAGGT
Coding sequences within:
- a CDS encoding MBL fold metallo-hydrolase, which encodes MDIQFYGAVRTVTGSQHLVTVNGRKILLDCGLYQGSRQESYRRNQHLPYDASSVDVLVLSHAHIDHSGNVPNLVKNGFRGDIVCTYATRDLCAIMLRDSAKIQSQDLEYLNKKRERKNQPPLEPYYDLEDVVESLRQFIGIGYERRYNLFPGVSLTFYDAGHILGSAIVVLDVEDEKSRQDVRLVFSGDLGRPDRPILRDPTFLDRADVLIIESTYGNRLHAKLEEANNKLERIINETYARGGKVIVPAFAVGRTQELVYRLHQLVQSRDIPPNLPIYVDSPLAIDATGIYRLHPEAYDEEIAQFMLSSRGNDPFGFDMMRYTRSTSESKELNFLREPAIIISASGMAEAGRILHHLKNNVEDPRNTILIVGWQAANTLGRRLVERQPQVKIFGEEYQLKAQVETINGFSAHADRKELLQWTGHLQTRPHHTFIVHGEEEASFSFAAALQQEQGLPNVFVPELGQAFSF